Proteins from one Podarcis raffonei isolate rPodRaf1 chromosome 1, rPodRaf1.pri, whole genome shotgun sequence genomic window:
- the GALNT3 gene encoding polypeptide N-acetylgalactosaminyltransferase 3 isoform X1: MMAFVRLLRRFTMKHLSPWKLWKFTFIIFIFLIFLFLLQREVGIQDFNEEPGSPSKDGKINNVLGLVLKAVNNIKVAKPKMQIKAPIRQTQKAGQKRCLPGSYTAAELTPHLDRPPQDSNAPGASGKPFKTVNLSPAEKEEKERGDEKHCFNAFASDRISLHRDLGPDTRPPECIEQKFKRCPPLPTTSVIIVFHNEAWSTLLRTVHSVMYTSPAILLKEIILVDDASVDDCLVVFLEYLQDKLDDYVKQFQIVKVVRQKERKGLITARLLGASIATGETLTFLDAHCECFYGWLEPLLARIAENNTRVVSPDISSIDLNTFEFMKPSPYGQNHNRGNFDWSLSFGWESLPEHEGKRRKDETYPIKTPTFAGGLFSISKDYFYKVGSYDEEMEIWGGENIEMSFRVWQCGGQLEIIPCSVVGHVFRSKSPHTFPKGTQVITRNQVRLAEVWMDEYKYIFYRRNTEATKIVKQKTFGDLSKRYELRQQLQCKNFTWYLSNVYPEAYVPDLNPPLYGFLKNVGRRTCLDAGENNNGGKPLIMYTCHGLGGNQYFEYSAHHEIRHNIQKELCLHALSGEAQLHDCGYKGKNSRTPPEEKWEIREDQSLYNAALKMCLTGNKEHPSLVTCNPSDVFQKWIFSRNN, translated from the exons ATGATGGCTTTCGTAAGGCTGCTAAGACGATTCACAATGAAACATTTGTCCCCGTGGAAACTTTGGAAGTTTACCTTCATTATTTTTATCTTCTTGATATTTTTGTTTCTGCTACAAAGAGAAGTTGGCATTCAGGATTTTAATGAGGAGCCTGGGAGCCCATCAAAAGATGGAAAGATTAATAATGTACTGGGTCTAGTATTAAAAGCTGTGAACAATATTAAAGTTGCAAAGCCAAAAATGCAGATTAAAGCGCCTATTAGGCAAACTCAAAAGGCAGGACAGAAGCGCTGTTTACCTGGCTCCTATACAGCTGCAGAGCTGACACCTCACCTGGATCGACCCCCTCAGGACTCTAATGCTCCAGGGGCTTCTGGTAAACCATTCAAAACGGTCAATTTAAGTCCAGCtgagaaggaggaaaaagaaCGAGGAGATGAAAAACATTGTTTCAACGCTTTCGCAAGCGACAGGATTTCTTTACACCGGGATCTTGGACCAGACACACGACCTCCTGA ATGTATTGAGCAAAAGTTTAAACGCTGTCCTCCGCTACCTACCACAAGTGTTATCATAGTTTTCCACAATGAAGCATGGTCTACTCTTTTAAGAACAGTTCACAGTGTGATGTATACTTCCCCTGCAATATTACTGAAGGAAATAATTTTGGTGGATGATGCCAGTGTAGATG ActgtcttgttgtttttttagaataCTTGCAGGATAAATTGGATGATTATGTGAAACAATTCCAGATAGTTAAAGTTGTAcgacaaaaggaaagaaaggggctCATCACTGCTCGATTATTAGGTGCTTCAATAGCAACTGGAGAAACCCTCACTTTTTTGGATGCACACT GTGAATGTTTCTATGGCTGGCTAGAGCCATTGTTGGCCAGAATAGCTGAAAACAATACTCGTGTTGTAAGCCCTGATATTTCATCTATAGATCTAAATACATTTGAATTTATGAAACCTTCCCCTTATGGTCAAAACCATAATAGAGGGAATTTTGACTGGAGTTTGTCATTTGGATGGGAATCTCTTCCTGAACATGAAGGCAAGAGAAGGAAAGATGAAACGTACCCTATTAA aacACCCACTTTTGCAGGAGGCCTCTTTTCAATATCAAAGGACTACTTTTACAAAGTTGGAAGCTATGATGAAGAAATGGAAATATGGGGAGGAGAAAATATAGAAATGTCTTTCCGA GTGTGGCAATGTGGGGGTCAGCTGGAAATCATACCTTGCTCAGTTGTGGGCCATGTATTTCGCAGCAAGAGCCCCCATACCTTTCCAAAAGGGACTCAAGTGATCACCCGTAATCAAGTTCGTCTTGCAGAAGTCTGGATGGATGAATATAAGTATATATTTTACCGGAGAAACACAGAAGCAACAAAAATAGTTAAACAA AAAACGTTTGGTGACCTCTCAAAAAGATATGAGTTAAGGCAACAATTACAATGTAAAAACTTTACGTGGTACCTTAGCAATGTTTATCCTGAGGCATATGTACCAGACTTGAATCCTCCATTATATGGATTT TTAAAAAATGTTGGGAGAAGAACATGCCTAGATGCTGGAGAAAATAATAATGGTGGCAAGCCATTGATTATGTATACATGTCACGGGCTTGGAGGAAACCAG TACTTTGAATATTCTGCACATCATGAAATTAGGCACAACATCCAGAAAGAGCTGTGCCTGCATGCTTTATCAGGAGAAGCACAACTTCATGACTGTGGCTACAAAGGGAAGAACAGCAGAACCCCTCCAGAAGAGAAATGGGAGATCCGAGAG GACCAGTCGTTGTACAATGCAGCCTTAAAGATGTGCCTGACAGGAAATAAAGAGCATCCAAGCTTGGTGACGTGTAACCCCTCAGACGTCTTCCAAAAATGGATTTTTAGCCGAAACAATTAA
- the GALNT3 gene encoding polypeptide N-acetylgalactosaminyltransferase 3 isoform X2: MMAFVRLLRRFTMKHLSPWKLWKFTFIIFIFLIFLFLLQREVGIQDFNEEPGSPSKDGKINNVLGLVLKAVNNIKVAKPKMQIKAPIRQTQKAGQKRCLPGSYTAAELTPHLDRPPQDSNAPGASGKPFKTVNLSPAEKEEKERGDEKHCFNAFASDRISLHRDLGPDTRPPECIEQKFKRCPPLPTTSVIIVFHNEAWSTLLRTVHSVMYTSPAILLKEIILVDDASVDEYLQDKLDDYVKQFQIVKVVRQKERKGLITARLLGASIATGETLTFLDAHCECFYGWLEPLLARIAENNTRVVSPDISSIDLNTFEFMKPSPYGQNHNRGNFDWSLSFGWESLPEHEGKRRKDETYPIKTPTFAGGLFSISKDYFYKVGSYDEEMEIWGGENIEMSFRVWQCGGQLEIIPCSVVGHVFRSKSPHTFPKGTQVITRNQVRLAEVWMDEYKYIFYRRNTEATKIVKQKTFGDLSKRYELRQQLQCKNFTWYLSNVYPEAYVPDLNPPLYGFLKNVGRRTCLDAGENNNGGKPLIMYTCHGLGGNQYFEYSAHHEIRHNIQKELCLHALSGEAQLHDCGYKGKNSRTPPEEKWEIREDQSLYNAALKMCLTGNKEHPSLVTCNPSDVFQKWIFSRNN; the protein is encoded by the exons ATGATGGCTTTCGTAAGGCTGCTAAGACGATTCACAATGAAACATTTGTCCCCGTGGAAACTTTGGAAGTTTACCTTCATTATTTTTATCTTCTTGATATTTTTGTTTCTGCTACAAAGAGAAGTTGGCATTCAGGATTTTAATGAGGAGCCTGGGAGCCCATCAAAAGATGGAAAGATTAATAATGTACTGGGTCTAGTATTAAAAGCTGTGAACAATATTAAAGTTGCAAAGCCAAAAATGCAGATTAAAGCGCCTATTAGGCAAACTCAAAAGGCAGGACAGAAGCGCTGTTTACCTGGCTCCTATACAGCTGCAGAGCTGACACCTCACCTGGATCGACCCCCTCAGGACTCTAATGCTCCAGGGGCTTCTGGTAAACCATTCAAAACGGTCAATTTAAGTCCAGCtgagaaggaggaaaaagaaCGAGGAGATGAAAAACATTGTTTCAACGCTTTCGCAAGCGACAGGATTTCTTTACACCGGGATCTTGGACCAGACACACGACCTCCTGA ATGTATTGAGCAAAAGTTTAAACGCTGTCCTCCGCTACCTACCACAAGTGTTATCATAGTTTTCCACAATGAAGCATGGTCTACTCTTTTAAGAACAGTTCACAGTGTGATGTATACTTCCCCTGCAATATTACTGAAGGAAATAATTTTGGTGGATGATGCCAGTGTAGATG aataCTTGCAGGATAAATTGGATGATTATGTGAAACAATTCCAGATAGTTAAAGTTGTAcgacaaaaggaaagaaaggggctCATCACTGCTCGATTATTAGGTGCTTCAATAGCAACTGGAGAAACCCTCACTTTTTTGGATGCACACT GTGAATGTTTCTATGGCTGGCTAGAGCCATTGTTGGCCAGAATAGCTGAAAACAATACTCGTGTTGTAAGCCCTGATATTTCATCTATAGATCTAAATACATTTGAATTTATGAAACCTTCCCCTTATGGTCAAAACCATAATAGAGGGAATTTTGACTGGAGTTTGTCATTTGGATGGGAATCTCTTCCTGAACATGAAGGCAAGAGAAGGAAAGATGAAACGTACCCTATTAA aacACCCACTTTTGCAGGAGGCCTCTTTTCAATATCAAAGGACTACTTTTACAAAGTTGGAAGCTATGATGAAGAAATGGAAATATGGGGAGGAGAAAATATAGAAATGTCTTTCCGA GTGTGGCAATGTGGGGGTCAGCTGGAAATCATACCTTGCTCAGTTGTGGGCCATGTATTTCGCAGCAAGAGCCCCCATACCTTTCCAAAAGGGACTCAAGTGATCACCCGTAATCAAGTTCGTCTTGCAGAAGTCTGGATGGATGAATATAAGTATATATTTTACCGGAGAAACACAGAAGCAACAAAAATAGTTAAACAA AAAACGTTTGGTGACCTCTCAAAAAGATATGAGTTAAGGCAACAATTACAATGTAAAAACTTTACGTGGTACCTTAGCAATGTTTATCCTGAGGCATATGTACCAGACTTGAATCCTCCATTATATGGATTT TTAAAAAATGTTGGGAGAAGAACATGCCTAGATGCTGGAGAAAATAATAATGGTGGCAAGCCATTGATTATGTATACATGTCACGGGCTTGGAGGAAACCAG TACTTTGAATATTCTGCACATCATGAAATTAGGCACAACATCCAGAAAGAGCTGTGCCTGCATGCTTTATCAGGAGAAGCACAACTTCATGACTGTGGCTACAAAGGGAAGAACAGCAGAACCCCTCCAGAAGAGAAATGGGAGATCCGAGAG GACCAGTCGTTGTACAATGCAGCCTTAAAGATGTGCCTGACAGGAAATAAAGAGCATCCAAGCTTGGTGACGTGTAACCCCTCAGACGTCTTCCAAAAATGGATTTTTAGCCGAAACAATTAA
- the GALNT3 gene encoding polypeptide N-acetylgalactosaminyltransferase 3 isoform X3, whose translation MMAFVRLLRRFTMKHLSPWKLWKFTFIIFIFLIFLFLLQREVGIQDFNEEPGSPSKDGKINNVLGLVLKAVNNIKVAKPKMQIKAPIRQTQKAGQKRCLPGSYTAAELTPHLDRPPQDSNAPGASGKPFKTVNLSPAEKEEKERGDEKHCFNAFASDRISLHRDLGPDTRPPECIEQKFKRCPPLPTTSVIIVFHNEAWSTLLRTVHSVMYTSPAILLKEIILVDDASVDDCLVVFLEYLQDKLDDYVKQFQIVKVVRQKERKGLITARLLGASIATGETLTFLDAHCECFYGWLEPLLARIAENNTRVVSPDISSIDLNTFEFMKPSPYGQNHNRGNFDWSLSFGWESLPEHEGKRRKDETYPIKTPTFAGGLFSISKDYFYKVGSYDEEMEIWGGENIEMSFRVWQCGGQLEIIPCSVVGHVFRSKSPHTFPKGTQVITRNQVRLAEVWMDEYKYIFYRRNTEATKIVKQKTFGDLSKRYELRQQLQCKNFTWYLSNVYPEAYVPDLNPPLYGFLKNVGRRTCLDAGENNNGGKPLIMYTCHGLGGNQNFCCQGGNQWVTKQPGLCHLSCHTYSLMLGVL comes from the exons ATGATGGCTTTCGTAAGGCTGCTAAGACGATTCACAATGAAACATTTGTCCCCGTGGAAACTTTGGAAGTTTACCTTCATTATTTTTATCTTCTTGATATTTTTGTTTCTGCTACAAAGAGAAGTTGGCATTCAGGATTTTAATGAGGAGCCTGGGAGCCCATCAAAAGATGGAAAGATTAATAATGTACTGGGTCTAGTATTAAAAGCTGTGAACAATATTAAAGTTGCAAAGCCAAAAATGCAGATTAAAGCGCCTATTAGGCAAACTCAAAAGGCAGGACAGAAGCGCTGTTTACCTGGCTCCTATACAGCTGCAGAGCTGACACCTCACCTGGATCGACCCCCTCAGGACTCTAATGCTCCAGGGGCTTCTGGTAAACCATTCAAAACGGTCAATTTAAGTCCAGCtgagaaggaggaaaaagaaCGAGGAGATGAAAAACATTGTTTCAACGCTTTCGCAAGCGACAGGATTTCTTTACACCGGGATCTTGGACCAGACACACGACCTCCTGA ATGTATTGAGCAAAAGTTTAAACGCTGTCCTCCGCTACCTACCACAAGTGTTATCATAGTTTTCCACAATGAAGCATGGTCTACTCTTTTAAGAACAGTTCACAGTGTGATGTATACTTCCCCTGCAATATTACTGAAGGAAATAATTTTGGTGGATGATGCCAGTGTAGATG ActgtcttgttgtttttttagaataCTTGCAGGATAAATTGGATGATTATGTGAAACAATTCCAGATAGTTAAAGTTGTAcgacaaaaggaaagaaaggggctCATCACTGCTCGATTATTAGGTGCTTCAATAGCAACTGGAGAAACCCTCACTTTTTTGGATGCACACT GTGAATGTTTCTATGGCTGGCTAGAGCCATTGTTGGCCAGAATAGCTGAAAACAATACTCGTGTTGTAAGCCCTGATATTTCATCTATAGATCTAAATACATTTGAATTTATGAAACCTTCCCCTTATGGTCAAAACCATAATAGAGGGAATTTTGACTGGAGTTTGTCATTTGGATGGGAATCTCTTCCTGAACATGAAGGCAAGAGAAGGAAAGATGAAACGTACCCTATTAA aacACCCACTTTTGCAGGAGGCCTCTTTTCAATATCAAAGGACTACTTTTACAAAGTTGGAAGCTATGATGAAGAAATGGAAATATGGGGAGGAGAAAATATAGAAATGTCTTTCCGA GTGTGGCAATGTGGGGGTCAGCTGGAAATCATACCTTGCTCAGTTGTGGGCCATGTATTTCGCAGCAAGAGCCCCCATACCTTTCCAAAAGGGACTCAAGTGATCACCCGTAATCAAGTTCGTCTTGCAGAAGTCTGGATGGATGAATATAAGTATATATTTTACCGGAGAAACACAGAAGCAACAAAAATAGTTAAACAA AAAACGTTTGGTGACCTCTCAAAAAGATATGAGTTAAGGCAACAATTACAATGTAAAAACTTTACGTGGTACCTTAGCAATGTTTATCCTGAGGCATATGTACCAGACTTGAATCCTCCATTATATGGATTT TTAAAAAATGTTGGGAGAAGAACATGCCTAGATGCTGGAGAAAATAATAATGGTGGCAAGCCATTGATTATGTATACATGTCACGGGCTTGGAGGAAACCAG AACTTTTGCTGTCAAGGAGGAAACCAGTGGGTGACTAAGCAACCAGGCCTGTGTCATCTGTCCTGTCATACTTACAGCCTCATGCTGGGAG TACTTTGA